In the Deltaproteobacteria bacterium genome, GGCCCGACGATGGCAGTCGCGCCATCAAAGGGCAAGCGGAGCAGGGCTACATCCCGTCGGCCAGCGCCGTCGCCGCACGCTGCCCGTCGAGCGCGGCCGACATGATGCCGCCGGCGTACCCGGCGCCCTCGCCGCACGGGAAGAGCCCGGACGCCTGGGGGTGCATGCCCGACGTCGGATCGCGCGGGATGCGGACCGGGGACGACGTGCGCGTCTCGACGCCGACCACCACCGCCTCGTTGGTGAGGTAGCCGCGCATCCTCTGGCCGAAGGCGCGAAAGCCTGCACGCAGGCGCTCGCCGATCGCCGGCGGCAGCAGATCGTGGAGATTGACCGGATGGATGCCGGGGCGGTACGAGCACCTCGGTAGGTCGGAAGAGGCGCGGCCCTCCGCGAAGTCGACGAGCCGTTGCGCCGGGGCCACGAGGCGTCCGCCTCCCGCGTCGAACGCCGCGTGCTCGAGTCCCTGCTGGAAGGCCATGCCGGCGAGCACGCCGTCGGTCCGATACGGCGCCAGGTCGTCGGGTGTCACCTCCACCACGATGCCCGCGTTGGCGAAGCCGAGCCCACGGCTCGACGGTGACCATCCGTTGACGACGACCTCGTCACCGCTCGTGGCCGCCGGACAGATCACCCCGCCCGGGCACATGCAGAAGGAGAACACCGCGCGCCCGTCGACGTGGTGGACCAGGGCGTATGAGGCCGCCGGCAACCCGCACGGTCGAGTCGTGCCGCGATACTGGATCTGGTCGATCAGCCCCTGGGGATGCTCGACGCGGACACCGACCGCGAACGGCTTCGCCTCGAGTGCGAGGCCGCGGCGCTGGAGAAGCGCGAGCACGTCGCGGGCCGAATGCCCGGTCGCGAGGATCACCCCCCGTCCCGCGACCTGCTCGCCTGCGGCGGTCACCACGCCGGTCACCACGCCGCTCGCAAGCAAAAGATCGGTGACCCGCGTTGCGAAGCGGACCTCACCGCCACAGTCGGCGATGGTCGCGCGGAGCGCCTGCACCACCTGCGGGAGGCGGTTCGTCCCGATGTGCGGGTGTGCGTCGATCAGGATATCGGGCGGCGCGCCGTGGCGCACCAGCACGTCGAGGACACCCCGGATGGATCCCCGTTTCGTCGCCCGGGTGTAGAGCTTGCCGTCGGAGAACGTGCCGGCCCCCCCCTCGCCGAAGCAGTAGTTGTTGTCCGGGTCGACGATGCCCGCGCGCGCTATCCGGGCGACGGCGTGACGGCGTCCGCGGACGTCTGCTCCGCGCTCGAGGACGATCGGCCGGAGCCCGCGCTCGATCAGCGTGAGCGCCGCGAACAACCCGGCGGGGCCCGCCCCCACGACCACGGCCGGCGGCGCACCGCGCACGTCACGGAGAGCCAGCGGTGGCGCCGGCTCGG is a window encoding:
- a CDS encoding FAD-binding protein yields the protein MIAETEIRLPPDAYDDPTERTSHLAHRLGVAASAITHHVVVRRSLDARKGTPVYVLRCRVWIDEPFRPEPAPPLALRDVRGAPPAVVVGAGPAGLFAALTLIERGLRPIVLERGADVRGRRHAVARIARAGIVDPDNNYCFGEGGAGTFSDGKLYTRATKRGSIRGVLDVLVRHGAPPDILIDAHPHIGTNRLPQVVQALRATIADCGGEVRFATRVTDLLLASGVVTGVVTAAGEQVAGRGVILATGHSARDVLALLQRRGLALEAKPFAVGVRVEHPQGLIDQIQYRGTTRPCGLPAASYALVHHVDGRAVFSFCMCPGGVICPAATSGDEVVVNGWSPSSRGLGFANAGIVVEVTPDDLAPYRTDGVLAGMAFQQGLEHAAFDAGGGRLVAPAQRLVDFAEGRASSDLPRCSYRPGIHPVNLHDLLPPAIGERLRAGFRAFGQRMRGYLTNEAVVVGVETRTSSPVRIPRDPTSGMHPQASGLFPCGEGAGYAGGIMSAALDGQRAATALADGM